Below is a window of Gemmatimonadota bacterium DNA.
TGGACTTCAAGAGATCCTCCCCTGGATGAACGATCCCGCCAATCTGTCAGAAGTCGGTGTGAATCAACAGGACGCTCCCCCGCAACCCACAGGCTCATATGTTCATGTCACGTCACACGGGAGTTGGGGCACACCCCCCTTCCCGATACACCCTTCTCGGGAGCCCGTCCAAGGAGAAGCATCATGCAAAAGCTCGCATCGGTTCTGGCACTGACCGTAGTGCTCGGCACCGAGCCGTCGATGGCCCAAGAACTGCCCTCCGTCTTCCTCGACGAGCTCACTTGGATGGAGGTCGCCGACGCGATCGACGCCGGCACGACCACGATCATCATCCCGACCGCGGGGACCGAGCAGAACGGGCCCCACATGGTTCTCGGCAAGCACAAGTTCATCGTCACCGCAGCGGCGGAGCGCATCGCCGGCCAGCTCGGGAACGCCTTGGTCGCGCCGACGGTGACCTACGTCCCGGAGGGAACCGTCGAGCGGATCCGCGGCAACCGCCAGCGCGCGGGCACGATCACGCTCCCCAACGAACACTACATGAAGCTGCTCGAGTACGCGGCACGTAGCCTCGAAGCAGGAGGCTTCACCGACATCGTCATGATCGGCGACAGCGGCGGGAATCAACGAGGGATGGAGGAGGTGGCCGCGATGCTCAACCAGGAGTGGTCCGATGGCCCCGGGCGGGTGCACTTCGTCGGGGACTACTACGCCAACAACGGCGTCAACGAGTGGCTCAACAGCCAGGGGGAGACCGATGAAGCGATCGGGTCGCACGCCGGTATCCGCGACACGTCCCAACTCTGGGCGCTCCACCCTGAGCACATCCGTGTGGACCTACTCGCACCCGGTGGCGGCTTCGAGGGCAGCGGTGTGCGGGGCGACGCGTCTCGCGCATCGGTCGAATACGGCCGCAAGGGTCTCGAGCTGAAGGTC
It encodes the following:
- a CDS encoding creatininase family protein, with the translated sequence MQKLASVLALTVVLGTEPSMAQELPSVFLDELTWMEVADAIDAGTTTIIIPTAGTEQNGPHMVLGKHKFIVTAAAERIAGQLGNALVAPTVTYVPEGTVERIRGNRQRAGTITLPNEHYMKLLEYAARSLEAGGFTDIVMIGDSGGNQRGMEEVAAMLNQEWSDGPGRVHFVGDYYANNGVNEWLNSQGETDEAIGSHAGIRDTSQLWALHPEHIRVDLLAPGGGFEGSGVRGDASRASVEYGRKGLELKVAAAVSQTRELIANRR